A section of the Lepus europaeus isolate LE1 chromosome 10, mLepTim1.pri, whole genome shotgun sequence genome encodes:
- the LOC133767692 gene encoding olfactory receptor 6C2-like, whose amino-acid sequence MSVMRNHTVTTFVLLGLTDDPQLQAVTFIFLFLTYVLSVTGNLAIIFLTFVHSHLKTAMYFFLQNFSFLEISFTTACIPRYLYNISTGDKTITYNNCVIQMFFIDLLGVTEFFLLATMSYDRYVAICKPLHYVTIMSSQVCQRLVLCCWVAGLLVILPPLSLGLRLKFCDSNVVDHFICDAFPLLKITCTDTRLIEQMVMVSAVLTFIMTLVCVGLSYIYIIKTILRFPSAQQRKKAFSTCSSHMIVVSITYGSCIFIYVKPSAKQSVATNKGVIVLTTSIAPMLNPFIYTLRNKQVKQAFNDSIKRIALFLKK is encoded by the coding sequence ATGTCAGTTATGAGAAACCACACAGTCACAACGTTTGTCTTGCTGGGGCTGACGGATGACCCCcagctgcaggctgtgactttcATCTTCCTGTTTCTCACCTATGTGTTGAGTGTGACTGGCAACCTGGCCATCATCTTCCTCACCTTCGTGCATTCACACCTGAAAACGGCCATGTACTTTTTCCTACAAAACTTCTCCTTCCTAGAAATCTCATTTACAACGGCTTGTATTCCCAGATACTTATACAACATATCAACCGGTGACAAGACAATCACGTACAACAACTGTGTCATTCAAATGTTTTTCATCGATCTCCTTGGTGTCACAGAATTTTTTCTCCTGGCCACCATGTCCTACGACCGCTACGTGGCCATCTGCAAGCCCCTGCATTACGTGACCATCATGAGTAGCCAGGTCTGCCAGAGACTCGTCCTCTGCTGCTGGGTAGCCGGCCTCTTGGTCATCCTCCCACCCCTGAGCTTGGGCCTACGTCTAAAGTTCTGTGACTCTAATGTCGTTGACCATTTCATCTGCGATGCATTTCCCCTCCTAAAGATCACGTGCACAGATACTCGGTTGATAGAGCAGATGGTCATGGTCAGTGCCGTGCTGACATTCATCATGACCCTGGTCTGTGTAGGTCTATCCTACATATACATCATCAAGACCATTCTACGATTCCCCTCAGCCCAGCAAAGGAAGAAGGCCTtttccacctgctcctcccacatGATCGTGGTCTCCATCACCTATGGCAGCTGCATCTTCATCTATGTGAAGCCCTCAGCAAAGCAGTCAGTGGCCACTAACAAGGGCGTGATCGTGCTCACCACCTCCATCGCGCCTATGCTGAACCCCTTCATCTACACCCTGAGGAACAAGCAAGTGAAACAAGCCTTCAATGACTCAATCAAAAGAATTGCTTTGTTCTTAAAGAAGTAA